A genome region from Geminicoccus roseus DSM 18922 includes the following:
- a CDS encoding amino acid ABC transporter permease, which translates to MQYADNIDYPPLLTRPAVFLPGLAVLFALLYFWHVGGTAIGAGILEMLGAAGSDRADLVVAAVITAIAALNILVVMRLDLRWQVYVVWLELAALVLLFFYSFDLSFAFIWRKLPFLLSQGLLTTIYISAISIAIASVLAMLGAIAKLSSNGIAIGIANFYTSLFRGLPLLMQIYMIYLGLPQLGYVVDAVPAGIAALSLCYGAYMTEIFRAGIESIPKGQWEASRALGLKPRSTMGRIILPQAMRIIIPPTGNQFIAMLKDSSLVSVVGVWELMYLARTQGQTEFRHVEMMITASMIYWILSIVLELVQARIERRYNRASHR; encoded by the coding sequence ATGCAGTATGCCGACAACATCGACTACCCGCCGCTTCTGACCCGGCCTGCCGTGTTCCTGCCGGGTCTCGCGGTGCTCTTCGCGCTTCTTTACTTCTGGCATGTCGGCGGCACCGCGATCGGGGCCGGCATCCTGGAGATGCTGGGCGCTGCCGGCAGCGACCGGGCCGATCTGGTGGTGGCGGCGGTGATCACCGCGATAGCCGCCCTCAACATCCTGGTGGTGATGCGCCTGGACCTGCGCTGGCAGGTCTACGTGGTCTGGCTGGAACTGGCGGCCCTGGTGCTGCTGTTCTTTTATTCCTTCGACCTCAGCTTCGCCTTCATCTGGCGCAAGCTGCCCTTTCTTTTGAGCCAGGGCCTGCTCACCACGATCTACATCTCGGCGATCTCGATCGCGATCGCCTCGGTGCTGGCGATGCTTGGCGCCATCGCCAAGCTGTCGTCGAACGGCATCGCCATCGGCATCGCCAATTTCTACACCTCCTTGTTCCGCGGCCTGCCGCTGCTCATGCAGATCTACATGATCTATCTGGGCCTGCCGCAGCTGGGCTACGTGGTCGACGCGGTCCCGGCCGGCATCGCGGCGCTGTCCTTGTGCTACGGCGCCTACATGACCGAGATCTTCCGCGCCGGGATCGAGAGCATCCCCAAGGGCCAGTGGGAGGCGTCCCGGGCGCTGGGGCTGAAGCCCCGCAGCACCATGGGCCGGATCATCCTGCCCCAGGCGATGCGCATCATCATCCCGCCCACCGGCAACCAGTTCATCGCCATGCTGAAGGACAGTTCCCTGGTCTCGGTGGTGGGCGTGTGGGAGCTGATGTACCTGGCGCGCACCCAGGGACAGACCGAGTTCCGCCATGTCGAGATGATGATCACCGCCTCGATGATCTACTGGATCCTCTCGATCGTCCTGGAGCTGGTCCAGGCCCGGATCGAGCGCCGCTACAACCGGGCCAGCCACCGATGA
- a CDS encoding NAD(P)/FAD-dependent oxidoreductase, with the protein MSYVETFYRPGAAADRPRPALAGRLEVEVAVVGGGLSGLTTALELARRGRSVAVLEAQRVAWGASGRNGGFVSPGWACGYGTIRRAVGEAAAKELHRLSMEGVRIVAGNLQALAVPDADPVPGILSAVRYEATQELKKQRDWLEREFNYRTEFKTREELAELVSSPCYHQALYNSNGFHFHPLNYARALAREIERLGGRIFEGSPVVALETDRPDKLVRTQGGEIHARHVVLASGGYTGGLVPALARSFLPIATYVMLTRPAPELIATAIRTRAGIADDRRAGDYYRLVDGGQRILWGGKITTRTSEPRRLAELLRKTMVATYPQLKDLPVDIAWSGLMSYARHLMPQVGRLKDGVWHCTAFGGHGLNTTAIGGLVIAEAIAGESDRYRQFAPFGLVWNGGIAGRLAAQLTYWSYQAADFFRERRSA; encoded by the coding sequence ATGTCCTATGTCGAAACCTTTTACCGGCCGGGTGCGGCCGCCGACCGGCCGCGCCCGGCCCTGGCCGGACGGCTGGAGGTCGAGGTCGCCGTGGTCGGCGGCGGCCTGTCCGGCCTGACCACCGCGCTGGAGCTGGCCAGGCGCGGCCGCAGCGTCGCCGTGCTGGAAGCGCAGCGGGTCGCCTGGGGCGCCTCTGGCCGCAACGGCGGCTTCGTCAGCCCGGGCTGGGCCTGCGGCTATGGCACGATCCGCCGGGCGGTGGGCGAGGCGGCCGCCAAGGAGCTGCACCGCCTGTCCATGGAAGGGGTGCGGATCGTCGCCGGCAATCTGCAGGCCCTGGCCGTCCCCGACGCCGACCCGGTGCCCGGCATCCTCAGCGCCGTGCGCTATGAGGCCACCCAAGAACTGAAGAAGCAGCGCGACTGGCTGGAGCGCGAGTTCAACTACCGCACCGAGTTCAAGACCCGCGAGGAGCTGGCGGAGCTGGTGAGCTCGCCCTGCTACCACCAGGCCCTCTACAACTCGAACGGCTTCCACTTCCACCCGCTGAACTATGCCCGGGCGCTTGCCCGCGAGATCGAGCGCTTGGGCGGGCGGATCTTCGAGGGCTCGCCGGTGGTGGCCCTGGAAACCGACCGCCCGGACAAGCTGGTCCGCACGCAAGGCGGCGAAATCCATGCCCGCCATGTCGTGCTGGCGTCCGGCGGCTATACCGGCGGCCTGGTCCCGGCCCTTGCCCGCAGCTTCCTGCCCATCGCCACCTACGTGATGCTGACCAGACCCGCCCCGGAGCTGATCGCGACGGCGATCCGCACACGTGCCGGCATCGCCGACGACCGCCGGGCCGGCGACTACTACCGCCTGGTCGACGGCGGGCAGCGCATCCTGTGGGGCGGCAAGATCACCACCCGCACCAGCGAGCCGCGCCGGCTGGCGGAGCTCCTGCGCAAGACCATGGTGGCGACCTACCCGCAGCTGAAGGACCTGCCGGTCGACATCGCCTGGTCCGGGCTGATGTCGTACGCCCGCCACCTGATGCCGCAGGTCGGCCGGCTGAAGGACGGCGTCTGGCACTGCACCGCGTTCGGCGGCCACGGCCTGAACACCACCGCGATCGGCGGCCTGGTGATCGCCGAGGCGATCGCCGGCGAGAGCGACCGCTACCGGCAGTTCGCCCCGTTCGGCCTGGTCTGGAACGGCGGCATCGCCGGCCGGCTCGCCGCCCAGCTCACCTACTGGAGCTACCAGGCCGCCGATTTCTTCCGCGAACGCCGCTCCGCCTGA
- a CDS encoding transporter substrate-binding domain-containing protein: MQHSLVSRRTMVAGLAALALLAGTGLASAGETLDRVMSSKELKVATNSGWPPQSFLDDNNEMVGFDIDVAKEIAERLGVEASFETPEWNVMTGGRWHGRWDLAVGSITPTKARAHALDFAAIYYYSPYVFAVHQDSQATSRADLNGKVIGVETGTTSEDYINRRLEIDAPDTPPVEYTLEPGEIKTYADSMLPFDDLRLGDGARLDAVIAPEQTVMGAIENGYPIKAIEGDYAFKEPLVVVADKGDPEWTAKLGEILQEMKADGTLSELTTKWYGKDYSS; encoded by the coding sequence ATGCAGCACAGCTTGGTGAGCCGGCGGACGATGGTGGCCGGCCTGGCGGCGCTCGCCCTTCTGGCGGGAACGGGCCTGGCCAGCGCCGGGGAAACGCTGGACCGGGTGATGTCCAGCAAGGAGCTCAAGGTCGCGACCAACAGCGGCTGGCCGCCGCAGAGCTTCCTCGACGACAACAACGAGATGGTCGGCTTCGACATCGACGTCGCCAAGGAGATCGCCGAGCGGCTGGGCGTCGAGGCGAGCTTCGAGACCCCGGAATGGAACGTGATGACCGGCGGGCGCTGGCATGGCCGCTGGGACCTGGCGGTGGGCTCGATCACCCCCACCAAGGCGCGCGCCCACGCCCTCGATTTTGCCGCGATCTACTACTACAGCCCCTACGTGTTCGCCGTGCACCAGGACAGCCAGGCGACCTCGCGCGCCGACCTGAACGGCAAGGTGATCGGGGTGGAGACCGGCACCACCTCGGAGGACTACATCAACCGCCGCCTGGAGATCGACGCGCCGGACACGCCGCCGGTCGAGTACACGCTGGAGCCGGGCGAGATCAAAACATACGCCGATTCCATGCTGCCGTTCGACGACCTGCGCCTAGGCGACGGCGCTAGGCTCGACGCGGTGATAGCGCCCGAGCAGACCGTGATGGGCGCCATCGAGAACGGCTACCCGATCAAGGCGATCGAGGGCGACTACGCCTTCAAGGAGCCGCTCGTGGTGGTCGCCGACAAGGGCGACCCGGAATGGACCGCGAAGCTCGGCGAGATCCTCCAGGAGATGAAGGCCGACGGCACCCTCTCCGAGCTGACCACCAAGTGGTACGGCAAGGACTACAGCAGCTGA
- a CDS encoding thiamine pyrophosphate-requiring protein — MSGTVGDFFWERLHQWGVRHVFGYPGDGINGLLGALQRRGGDIQFIQARHEEMAAFMASAYAKFTGELGVCLATSGPGASHLITGLYDARMDHVPVLAIAGQQARSALGSHYQQELDLVSMFKDVAGTYVQQASVPAQVRHLTDRAVRMAVGERRVTALVFPNDLQEEPYQEPPRQHGSVFSGVGYSRPLVVPFEEDLRRAAEVLNAGSKVAILVGAGALHAGREVQQVAETLGAGVAKALLGKAVLPDDLPYVTGSIGLLGTPASWDLMSGCDTLLMVGSGFPYSEFLPKEGQARGVQIDLEPGMLSARYPMEVNLVGDSAQTLRLLLPMLQNKADRSWRRNVEASVAKSWETLEARAMQPAEPVNPQRVFWEMSPRIPDRAILTSDSGSCANWYARDIKIREGMMGSLSGGLASMGAAVPYAIAAKFGHPDRPVIAMVGDGAMQMSNMAELITVAKYWREWANPTWVCVVLNNQDLNQVTWEQRVMEGNPKFEASQNIPDVPYHRFAEMVGLRGLFVDHPDRLAAAWDTALSAGMPVVLEVKTDPNVPPLPPHITLAQAKNFMLSLPGDPDRGGVIRNAAREVLGSVLPGGGDRRS; from the coding sequence ATGAGCGGGACGGTCGGCGACTTCTTCTGGGAGCGGCTGCACCAGTGGGGCGTGCGCCACGTGTTCGGCTATCCGGGCGACGGCATCAACGGCCTGCTGGGCGCCCTGCAGCGCCGGGGCGGCGACATCCAGTTCATCCAGGCCCGCCACGAGGAGATGGCGGCGTTCATGGCCTCGGCCTATGCCAAGTTCACCGGCGAACTGGGGGTGTGCCTCGCCACCTCGGGCCCGGGCGCCAGCCACCTGATCACCGGGCTGTACGACGCGCGCATGGACCATGTGCCGGTGCTGGCGATCGCCGGCCAGCAGGCGCGCAGCGCCCTGGGCTCGCACTACCAGCAGGAACTCGACCTGGTCTCGATGTTCAAGGACGTGGCCGGGACCTATGTCCAGCAGGCCTCGGTGCCCGCGCAGGTGCGCCACCTGACCGACCGCGCGGTGCGGATGGCGGTGGGCGAGCGGCGGGTCACGGCTCTCGTGTTCCCCAACGACCTGCAGGAGGAGCCCTACCAGGAGCCGCCCCGCCAGCACGGCTCGGTGTTCAGCGGGGTCGGCTACAGCAGGCCTCTGGTGGTGCCGTTCGAGGAGGACCTGCGCCGCGCCGCCGAGGTGCTGAACGCCGGCTCCAAGGTCGCGATCCTGGTGGGGGCCGGGGCGCTGCATGCCGGGCGGGAGGTGCAGCAGGTCGCCGAGACGCTGGGGGCCGGGGTCGCCAAGGCGCTGCTCGGCAAGGCCGTGCTGCCCGACGACCTGCCTTACGTCACCGGCTCGATCGGCCTGCTCGGCACGCCGGCCAGCTGGGACCTGATGAGCGGCTGCGACACGCTGCTGATGGTGGGCTCGGGCTTTCCGTATTCGGAGTTCCTGCCCAAGGAGGGCCAGGCGCGCGGGGTGCAGATCGACCTGGAGCCGGGCATGCTGTCGGCGCGCTACCCGATGGAGGTCAACCTGGTGGGCGACAGCGCCCAGACCCTGCGCCTGCTCCTGCCGATGCTGCAGAACAAGGCCGACCGGTCGTGGCGGCGAAACGTGGAGGCAAGCGTCGCCAAGAGCTGGGAAACGCTGGAGGCGCGGGCGATGCAGCCGGCCGAGCCGGTCAACCCGCAGCGTGTGTTCTGGGAGATGTCGCCGCGGATCCCCGACCGGGCGATCCTGACCTCGGATTCCGGCTCCTGCGCCAACTGGTATGCCCGCGACATCAAGATCCGCGAGGGCATGATGGGCTCGCTGTCGGGCGGGCTGGCCTCGATGGGCGCGGCGGTGCCCTATGCGATCGCCGCCAAGTTCGGCCATCCCGACCGGCCGGTGATTGCCATGGTCGGCGACGGCGCCATGCAGATGAGCAACATGGCCGAGCTGATCACGGTGGCGAAATACTGGCGGGAATGGGCCAACCCGACCTGGGTGTGCGTGGTGCTGAACAACCAGGACCTGAACCAGGTGACCTGGGAGCAGCGGGTGATGGAGGGCAACCCGAAGTTCGAGGCCAGCCAGAACATCCCGGACGTGCCCTACCACCGCTTCGCCGAGATGGTCGGGCTGCGCGGCCTGTTCGTCGACCATCCCGACCGGCTGGCGGCGGCCTGGGACACGGCGCTGAGCGCCGGGATGCCGGTGGTGCTGGAGGTGAAGACCGATCCGAACGTGCCGCCCTTGCCGCCGCACATCACGCTGGCCCAGGCGAAGAACTTCATGCTGTCCCTGCCGGGCGACCCGGACCGGGGCGGGGTGATCCGCAACGCCGCGCGGGAGGTGCTGGGCTCGGTGCTGCCGGGCGGGGGCGACCGGCGCTCGTGA
- a CDS encoding MFS transporter encodes MPAGQTVQAYLDETPLWRDGTAAGIAPLTGMQQRIWWLAAAGKFFEGLVVFMTGVAMPLIAVEFQMNDVQHGLVGAASLFGILVGALALGHLADRFGRKRMFIVEMLIFVLFLALLPLSPSFTWLVLCLFGLGVALGCDYPTAHMVISESIPSAARGRLVLGAFGFQALGALSGTALGYLVLSNLPEVEAWRWMYAAVLPPAVLVAAGRFFVTRSPHWLMSHGRVDEAEAEMAKLLRRTPPYPGTIRLLPGPQANGNGNGGRPGIKALFQGGNRRATILASLPWFLQDLGTYGIGIFTPTILATALGHAATRAHDLSDVIARDLFAVEGAALIDLLLIVGIAAAVLLADRVGRIPLQVAGFLGCALGLLLAALSLDQSGPTQTILLFAGFMLFNFMTNLGPNAQTYLIAGEVFPTAIRGRGAGFAAAFGKIGAVATAFLFPILLADLGTRPLLLILVGTSLLGALVTWAFRIETAGRSLEEEPG; translated from the coding sequence ATGCCGGCCGGGCAGACGGTCCAGGCCTATCTCGACGAAACGCCTTTGTGGCGCGACGGCACCGCCGCCGGGATCGCCCCGCTCACCGGCATGCAGCAGCGGATCTGGTGGCTGGCGGCGGCCGGCAAGTTCTTCGAGGGCCTGGTGGTGTTCATGACCGGGGTCGCGATGCCGCTGATCGCGGTCGAGTTCCAGATGAACGACGTCCAGCACGGGCTGGTGGGGGCGGCCAGCCTGTTCGGGATCCTGGTGGGCGCCCTGGCGCTTGGCCACCTGGCCGACCGGTTCGGCCGCAAGCGCATGTTCATCGTCGAGATGCTGATCTTCGTGCTGTTCCTGGCGCTGCTGCCGCTGAGCCCCAGCTTCACCTGGCTGGTGCTGTGCCTGTTCGGGCTGGGGGTGGCGCTTGGCTGCGACTATCCCACCGCGCACATGGTGATCTCCGAGAGCATCCCCAGTGCGGCGCGCGGCCGGCTGGTGCTGGGCGCGTTCGGCTTCCAGGCCTTGGGCGCTTTGTCCGGCACGGCGCTGGGCTACCTGGTGCTGTCCAACCTGCCGGAAGTCGAGGCCTGGCGCTGGATGTACGCAGCCGTGCTGCCGCCGGCGGTCCTGGTCGCGGCCGGGCGCTTCTTCGTCACCCGCAGCCCGCACTGGCTGATGAGCCATGGCCGGGTCGACGAGGCGGAAGCGGAGATGGCGAAGCTGCTCCGGCGCACGCCGCCCTATCCCGGCACGATCCGGCTGCTGCCCGGCCCGCAGGCGAACGGCAACGGGAACGGTGGGCGCCCCGGCATCAAGGCCCTGTTCCAGGGCGGCAACCGCCGCGCCACCATCCTGGCGTCGCTGCCCTGGTTCCTGCAGGATCTCGGCACCTACGGGATCGGGATCTTCACCCCCACGATCCTGGCAACCGCCCTCGGCCACGCCGCGACCCGCGCCCACGACCTGTCCGACGTGATCGCCCGCGACCTGTTCGCGGTGGAAGGGGCCGCGCTGATCGACCTCCTGCTGATCGTGGGCATTGCCGCCGCGGTGCTGCTGGCCGACCGGGTCGGCCGCATTCCTTTGCAGGTGGCGGGCTTTCTCGGCTGCGCGCTGGGCCTGCTCCTGGCGGCCCTGTCCCTGGACCAGTCCGGCCCCACCCAGACCATCCTGCTGTTCGCAGGTTTCATGCTGTTCAACTTCATGACCAATCTCGGCCCGAACGCGCAGACCTACCTGATCGCCGGCGAGGTGTTCCCCACCGCGATCCGCGGCCGCGGCGCCGGGTTCGCCGCGGCGTTCGGCAAGATCGGCGCGGTCGCCACCGCCTTTCTGTTCCCGATCCTACTGGCCGACCTCGGCACCCGGCCGCTGCTCTTGATCCTGGTCGGCACCTCGCTGCTGGGCGCGCTGGTCACCTGGGCGTTCCGGATCGAGACCGCCGGGCGCAGCCTGGAGGAGGAGCCGGGCTGA
- the pdxR gene encoding MocR-like pyridoxine biosynthesis transcription factor PdxR: MTTNAPDWSSLMPVLPGEGPKARALYLALRRLIETGMAPPGSKLPPTRELARRLGLSRPAAVAAFEMLVADGYAQAKVGAGTFVAPQVPAMPPGQDQPRPPEPPPAPPKAFDPGVALADRRTMDIFRRLLVRQLADPGPEHFHYGDPRGGLVLREAIAAYLRTARGVRCDARQIVLTSGTQQGLDLLLRCIAGPGDAVWLEDPCYPMARQALAGTGARAIGVPVDAEGLDPAAGAKVPGPVRAVYVTPSHQFPLGVAMSMPRRLELLDWAAREDAWIIEDDYDSEFRFAGPPLTALQGMDRAQRVAYLGTFSKVLFPGLRMGYAVLPPPLLDAVLDLRARTDRQPPTLAEGAVAGLLAQNHFAAHLRRARRHAQAARDLLVETLRQAAGDRLQVAAPAQGLHLVAWLQDGLSDVALAAAAQAAGIGCRPLSPLYLAAPPRQGLVLGFSGFPLDQVRKSASRLGRIVAEATPGR, from the coding sequence ATGACGACCAATGCGCCGGACTGGTCGAGCCTGATGCCGGTCCTCCCTGGGGAGGGGCCGAAGGCGCGCGCGCTCTACCTGGCGCTGCGCCGGCTGATCGAGACCGGCATGGCCCCGCCCGGGTCCAAGCTGCCGCCGACCCGGGAACTCGCTCGGCGCCTGGGCCTGTCCCGCCCGGCCGCGGTCGCCGCCTTCGAGATGCTGGTGGCCGACGGCTACGCCCAGGCGAAAGTCGGGGCCGGCACCTTCGTGGCCCCGCAGGTCCCGGCCATGCCGCCGGGCCAGGACCAGCCCCGCCCGCCGGAGCCGCCGCCAGCCCCGCCGAAAGCCTTCGATCCGGGCGTGGCCCTGGCGGACCGGCGCACCATGGACATCTTCCGGCGCCTGCTGGTTCGGCAGCTTGCCGATCCCGGCCCGGAGCATTTTCACTACGGCGACCCGCGCGGCGGCCTGGTGCTGCGCGAGGCGATCGCCGCCTATCTGCGCACCGCGCGCGGGGTCCGCTGCGACGCCCGCCAGATCGTGCTCACTTCCGGGACCCAGCAGGGCCTGGACCTCCTGCTGCGCTGTATCGCCGGGCCGGGCGACGCGGTCTGGCTGGAGGATCCCTGCTACCCGATGGCGAGGCAGGCTTTGGCCGGCACGGGCGCCCGGGCGATCGGCGTGCCGGTCGACGCCGAGGGGCTGGACCCCGCCGCCGGAGCCAAGGTCCCTGGCCCTGTTCGCGCCGTCTACGTCACCCCCTCCCACCAGTTCCCGCTGGGGGTGGCCATGTCGATGCCGCGCCGCCTGGAGCTCCTGGACTGGGCCGCCCGCGAGGATGCCTGGATCATCGAGGACGACTATGACAGCGAGTTCCGCTTCGCCGGCCCGCCGCTGACCGCCTTGCAGGGCATGGACCGCGCCCAGCGCGTGGCCTATCTCGGCACCTTCTCGAAAGTGCTCTTTCCCGGCCTGCGCATGGGCTACGCGGTCCTCCCGCCGCCGCTGCTCGACGCGGTGTTGGACCTGCGCGCCCGCACCGACCGGCAGCCGCCGACCCTGGCGGAGGGGGCGGTCGCCGGCCTGCTGGCGCAGAACCATTTCGCCGCCCATCTGCGCCGCGCCCGTCGCCACGCCCAGGCCGCCCGCGACCTGCTGGTCGAGACCCTGCGCCAGGCGGCAGGAGACAGGCTGCAGGTCGCCGCCCCGGCCCAGGGCCTGCACCTGGTCGCCTGGCTGCAAGACGGCCTGTCCGACGTGGCGCTGGCCGCCGCCGCCCAGGCCGCCGGGATCGGCTGCCGCCCGCTCTCGCCGCTCTACCTCGCAGCCCCGCCCCGCCAGGGCCTGGTGCTGGGCTTCTCCGGCTTCCCCCTGGACCAGGTCCGCAAAAGCGCAAGCCGCCTGGGCCGGATCGTGGCCGAGGCGACACCCGGTCGCTGA
- a CDS encoding pyridoxamine 5'-phosphate oxidase family protein produces the protein MSQDPAPAFPVTDRNRVRRAHERGRYDHEAVFAILDAGLLCHVAYVLDGQPYGTPTIHWREGDMLYWHGSSASRMLRHLQQGAPACLTVAHLDGLVLARSGFNHSANYRSAMCFGTARIVGDPADKERALEAIVERYFPGRQAALRPTTAQEVKATTVVAMRIEDAAAKVRAKNVGDDDEDGSHPVWAGVVPVRTVIGEAEPSPRLMAGIEAGAELDAYRPGRELGAALAGLQRGYEEAAGRQERPAGIAR, from the coding sequence GTGAGCCAGGACCCCGCCCCCGCCTTTCCCGTGACCGACCGCAACCGGGTGCGGCGCGCCCATGAGCGGGGGCGCTACGACCATGAGGCGGTGTTCGCGATCCTGGACGCCGGCCTGCTCTGCCATGTCGCCTACGTGCTGGACGGCCAGCCCTACGGCACGCCGACCATCCACTGGCGCGAAGGGGACATGCTGTACTGGCACGGCTCCTCGGCCAGCCGGATGCTGCGCCACCTGCAGCAAGGGGCGCCGGCCTGCCTGACCGTCGCCCATCTGGACGGGCTGGTGCTGGCCCGCTCGGGCTTCAACCATTCCGCCAACTACCGCTCGGCCATGTGCTTCGGCACCGCGCGGATCGTCGGCGACCCGGCCGACAAGGAACGGGCGCTGGAGGCGATCGTGGAGCGCTATTTTCCCGGCCGGCAGGCGGCCCTGCGCCCGACCACCGCGCAGGAGGTCAAGGCCACCACGGTGGTCGCCATGCGGATCGAGGACGCGGCGGCCAAGGTGCGCGCCAAGAACGTGGGCGACGACGACGAGGACGGCAGCCACCCGGTCTGGGCCGGGGTGGTGCCGGTGCGCACCGTGATCGGCGAGGCCGAGCCGTCGCCGCGCCTGATGGCCGGCATCGAGGCGGGGGCCGAATTGGACGCGTACCGGCCGGGGCGGGAGCTGGGCGCGGCGCTGGCCGGGCTGCAGCGGGGCTACGAGGAGGCGGCTGGCCGGCAGGAAAGGCCCGCCGGCATCGCGAGGTGA
- a CDS encoding Bug family tripartite tricarboxylate transporter substrate binding protein — protein sequence MLGFGTLMVLAGSMPRSAKAQDPYPERPITLVVPFPAGGSTDLLARLVAKAMSRHLDQQIVVENRGGAGGTIGSAAVATAAPDGYTILMATVATHALNPALYQKLAYDPIEDFAPISLLAIFPNVLVTHPELPAGNVQELIDLLKASPGKYSYASAGNGTPSHLSAELFKSMAGVDMTHVPYQGAGPALIDVLSGDVPIMFDNLPPALEHVRAGTLHGLGVTTKQRASAIMELPTVAETLPGFETYSWNALFAPAGTPEPIIRRLHDAALAAVEDPETTARLEELSITPVGSTPEELAAHVEAELAKWAPVIKASGAQLD from the coding sequence ATGTTGGGGTTCGGCACGCTGATGGTGCTGGCTGGCTCGATGCCAAGATCGGCCAAGGCTCAGGATCCATATCCAGAACGGCCCATCACGCTCGTCGTGCCCTTCCCGGCCGGCGGATCGACCGATCTCCTGGCGCGCCTCGTCGCCAAGGCGATGAGCAGGCATCTGGATCAGCAGATCGTGGTGGAGAACCGCGGAGGGGCCGGTGGCACCATCGGCTCCGCCGCGGTGGCCACGGCTGCGCCCGATGGCTACACGATCCTGATGGCGACGGTCGCAACGCACGCGCTCAATCCGGCACTTTACCAGAAGCTCGCCTACGACCCCATCGAGGACTTTGCGCCGATCTCGCTGCTCGCCATTTTCCCCAACGTGCTGGTCACCCATCCGGAGCTTCCGGCCGGGAACGTCCAGGAACTGATCGACCTGCTCAAGGCCAGCCCCGGCAAGTACAGCTATGCCTCCGCAGGAAATGGTACCCCCTCCCATCTCTCCGCCGAGCTGTTCAAGAGCATGGCCGGGGTCGACATGACCCATGTGCCCTACCAGGGAGCCGGACCAGCGCTGATCGACGTCCTGAGCGGCGATGTGCCGATCATGTTCGACAACCTGCCGCCTGCCCTGGAGCATGTCCGAGCTGGCACGCTGCACGGCCTTGGGGTCACCACCAAGCAGCGCGCGTCCGCGATCATGGAACTGCCGACTGTTGCGGAGACCCTGCCCGGCTTCGAGACCTACTCCTGGAACGCCTTGTTCGCCCCGGCTGGCACGCCGGAGCCGATCATCCGGCGGTTGCACGACGCCGCCCTGGCTGCAGTCGAGGATCCCGAGACCACCGCCAGGCTGGAGGAGTTGAGCATCACCCCGGTCGGTTCGACGCCTGAGGAGCTGGCCGCCCATGTCGAGGCCGAACTCGCCAAGTGGGCGCCGGTCATCAAGGCCTCCGGCGCCCAGCTCGACTGA
- a CDS encoding SDR family oxidoreductase encodes MGAEKQLAGQVALVTGASSGIGKGVAMALAAEGAMVGVNYLSKPEDAQQIVRAIEEDGGRALALQADVSREDQVQAMLARLVEAFGRLDILVANAGLQKDAPIGEMTLDEWHKVIDVNLTGQFLCARAAIRQFEAQPPSDRSRAKGKIICMSSVHQVIPWAGRVNYAASKGGIMLMMQSLAQEVSSRGIRVNGIAPGAIKTPINQDAWETEEARRELLKLIPYGRIGEPEDVAKAAIWLASDQSDYVVGTTIYVDGGMLLYPGFRGNG; translated from the coding sequence ATGGGTGCGGAGAAACAGCTGGCCGGGCAGGTCGCCCTGGTGACCGGGGCCAGCTCCGGGATCGGCAAGGGCGTGGCGATGGCGCTGGCCGCGGAAGGGGCGATGGTCGGCGTGAACTACCTCTCCAAGCCAGAGGACGCCCAGCAGATCGTCCGCGCGATCGAAGAGGACGGCGGCCGGGCGCTGGCGCTGCAGGCCGACGTGTCCAGGGAGGACCAGGTCCAGGCGATGCTGGCCCGGCTGGTCGAGGCATTCGGGCGGCTCGACATCCTGGTCGCCAATGCCGGGCTGCAGAAGGACGCGCCGATCGGCGAGATGACCCTGGACGAGTGGCACAAGGTCATCGACGTCAACCTGACCGGCCAGTTCCTGTGCGCCCGGGCGGCGATCCGCCAGTTCGAGGCGCAGCCGCCTTCCGACCGCTCGCGGGCCAAGGGCAAGATCATCTGCATGAGCTCGGTCCACCAGGTGATCCCCTGGGCCGGAAGGGTGAACTATGCCGCGTCCAAGGGCGGGATCATGCTGATGATGCAGAGCCTGGCCCAGGAAGTCTCCAGCCGCGGCATCCGGGTCAACGGCATCGCGCCGGGCGCCATCAAGACCCCGATCAACCAGGATGCCTGGGAGACCGAGGAGGCCCGCCGGGAACTCCTGAAGCTGATCCCCTATGGCCGGATCGGCGAACCCGAGGACGTGGCGAAAGCCGCCATCTGGCTGGCCTCCGACCAGTCCGACTACGTGGTCGGCACCACGATCTACGTGGATGGCGGCATGCTCCTCTACCCGGGCTTTCGCGGCAACGGCTAG